Proteins from a single region of Eremothecium gossypii ATCC 10895 chromosome VI, complete sequence:
- the CUZ1 gene encoding Cuz1p (Syntenic homolog of Saccharomyces cerevisiae YNL155W), whose translation MPERETGMLDVGKHCQYCRQIDFLPFHCTLCNSDFCSVHRTQEAHHCKALLAPGAATPASRSRSSSQAKGEREVYFKALLPDKAAVRVKQETSEKPAQGTSIKDRLVQRNSTNALDKLKRFFAKYSSKRKNMNLSASNKVIQVAKIKRTAKGDDKIPHPNRVYIWCYYIDESNPKEHDIFINRQWPLGRVLDYLSHHMDVKNVNLSAHAGSGEKLYLYKRVKENEWKMLDPSGRVNGNIEEGDALYLIRGNDMCLLK comes from the coding sequence ATGCCAGAGAGAGAAACTGGGATGTTGGACGTCGGCAAGCACTGCCAATATTGTCGGCAAATCGACTTCTTGCCCTTCCATTGTACGCTCTGCAATTCAGACTTCTGCAGTGTGCACCGCACCCAGGAAGCTCATCACTGCAAGGCACTTCTAGCCCCAGGTGCAGCCACTCCGGCGAGCAGATCTCGCTCTTCGTCACAGGCCAAAGGTGAGCGTGAGGTATACTTCAAGGCATTACTCCCAGATAAGGCTGCAGTGCGGGTCAAGCAGGAGACCTCAGAGAAGCCTGCACAGGGCACGTCCATAAAGGATCGACTTGTCCAACGCAACAGCACCAACGCATTGGACAAATTGAAACGCTTTTTTGCAAAGTACAGTTCGAAACGGAAAAACATGAATCTATCTGCATCAAACAAAGTAATCCAGGTGGCTAAAATAAAGCGCACGGCGAAGGGAGATGACAAAATCCCACATCCAAATCGTGTCTACATATGGTGCTATTACATAGATGAAAGCAATCCGAAAGAGCATGATATCTTTATCAATAGGCAATGGCCTTTGGGGCGAGTGTTGGATTATCTAAGCCACCACATGGACGTGAAAAATGTCAACCTTTCAGCACATGCCGGATCAGGTGAGAAACTTTATCTTTACAAGAGGGTCAAGGAAAATGAGTGGAAGATGTTGGATCCGTCTGGTAGAGTCAATGGAAACATAGAGGAAGGGGACGCTTTGTACTTAATTCGCGGTAATGATATGTGCCTCCTAAAGTAG
- a CDS encoding endosulfine family protein (Syntenic homolog of Saccharomyces cerevisiae YHR132W-A (IGO2) and YNL157W (IGO1)) has protein sequence MSKSPSPTNSTLADTGDVDLSALTPQELKLYKLYGKLPGKKDLFKHKLHERKYFDSGDYALSKAGVKSEDLGSAAVGSSHLPVTNPSGLRESIIRRRMSSSAGGLDSQNLNRQSSISSGPPRSPNK, from the coding sequence ATGAGCAAATCTCCATCACCGACCAACAGCACTCTGGCGGATACCGGGGATGTGGACTTGTCGGCGCTCACGCCCCAGGAGCTCAAACTATACAAGCTATATGGCAAGCTGCCCGGCAAAAAGGATCTCTTCAAGCATAAGCTCCACGAGCGCAAGTACTTTGACAGTGGGGACTACGCTTTGAGCAAGGCTGGCGTGAAATCGGAGGACTTGGGGTCGGCCGCGGTTGGGAGCTCGCATCTCCCGGTGACCAACCCGTCGGGCTTGCGCGAGTCGATCATCCGCAGACGGatgtccagcagcgcgggcggccTGGACTCGCAGAACCTCAACAGACAGAGCAGCATCTCGTCGGGGCCGCCGCGGTCGCCGAACAAGTAG
- the ASI2 gene encoding Asi2p (Syntenic homolog of Saccharomyces cerevisiae YNL159C (ASI2)), translating into MEPEAGAAETSRETVPEAGREPGASEIEEVELYQLFMEQSQRAARGLGDPPSLELQLLLLEALQRDQELGERLGERVLRAHTDWRPFGRPRPHLRTFLRNQIVLDHILIALLFPFSLFNILRALFSEFTFSEYDFYIDILQYLRRISVVDHSGRSLLLYTDSLGLLVKFHNVVVFYTRNVYYVLNAALGNLRITAHVYALFVRVNAISLYLAYGLIASSYLCLAAFFFTLCFGMTVIKRYKGVEMILNEMYQNTECLL; encoded by the coding sequence ATGGAGCCAGAAGCCGGGGCTGCCGAAACTTCGCGGGAGACTGTGCCGGAGGCCGGGCGCGAGCCGGGCGCGAGCGAGATAGAGGAGGTGGAGCTGTACCAGCTGTTTATGGAGCAGTCACAAAGAGCTGCGCGCGGGTTAGGCGACCCGCCGAGCCTagagctgcagctgctgctgctggaggcgctgcagcgggaCCAGGAGCTCGGCGAGCGGCTGGGCGagcgcgtgctgcgcgcgcacACGGACTGGCGACCGTTcgggcggccgcggccgcaCTTGCGGACGTTCCTCCGCAACCAGATAGTGCTGGACCACATTTTGATTGCGCTGTTGTTTCCGTTCTCGCTGTTCAACATCCTCCGGGCGCTCTTCAGCGAGTTCACGTTCAGCGAGTACGACTTCTACATCGACATCCTGCAGTACTTGCGGCGCATCTCTGTGGTGGACCACAGCGGGCGCTCGCTTTTGCTCTACACCGACAGCCTGGGGCTCTTGGTCAAGTTCCACAACGTGGTGGTGTTCTACACGCGCAACGTGTACTACGTGCTCAACGCGGCGCTGGGCAACCTCCGCATCACGGCGCACGTGTATGCGCTGTTCGTGCGGGTGAACGCGATATCGCTATACCTCGCGTACGGGCTCATCGCGAGCTCGTACCTCTGCCTCGcggccttcttcttcacGCTCTGTTTCGGGATGACCGTGATCAAGCGCTACAAGGGGGTCGAGATGATATTGAACGAGATGTACCAGAACACAGAATGCCTCCTATAG
- the PGA1 gene encoding Pga1p (Syntenic homolog of Saccharomyces cerevisiae YNL158W (PGA1)) has protein sequence MAAAGHPSKMRRSQAGSSYVWWRYAIALVALCRVCLANTETFNIYIPGDFPVSTVGAQQDGGIESGLPRMVLHNINYKMQRFDVVPGEMFYVQVDELRQNENYQVRISWTAADGVGVADMGHVVVPHGAAFRGTVDERARVAVHFRVEAEAYPALAAARVPVNVAVVNIKMGIPVDLYSIALYVLAVVGAAAYVVCRWDPYRALKAEVL, from the coding sequence atggcagcagcgggaCACCCCTCCAAGATGCGCAGGAGCCAGGCCGGGAGTAGCTATGTATGGTGGCGCTATGCCATCGCGCTGGTTGCGCTATGCCGGGTGTGCTTGGCAAATACAGAGACGTTCAACATATACATCCCGGGGGACTTCCCGGTCTCGACCGTAGGCGCGCAGCAGGACGGCGGCATTGAAAGTGGGCTGCCGCGGATGGTGCTCCACAACATCAACTACAAGATGCAGCGGTTCGATGTTGTGCCGGGGGAGATGTTCTACGTGCAGGTGGACGAGCTGCGGCAAAACGAAAACTACCAGGTGCGCATCAGCTGGACGGCGGCAGACGGCGTGGGCGTGGCGGACATGGGCCACGTGGTGGTGCCGCACGGGGCGGCGTTCCGCGGGACGGTGGACGAGCGGGCGCGCGTAGCGGTACACTTCCGGGTGGAGGCGGAGGCGTACCCAGCGCTGGCGGCTGCGCGGGTGCCGGTGAACGTGGCGGTGGTCAACATCAAGATGGGGATCCCGGTGGACCTGTACTCGATCGCGCTGTACGTGCTGGCGGTGGTGGGGGCGGCTGCGTACGTCGTCTGCCGCTGGGACCCGTATCGGGCGCTGAAGGCGGAGGTGTTATAA
- the GIM3 gene encoding tubulin-binding prefolding complex subunit GIM3 (Syntenic homolog of Saccharomyces cerevisiae YNL153C (GIM3); 1-intron), with protein sequence MELLPQGKQNTVQVLYEDQQRINEFSKLVMRKDALEAELRSQRQEKEYVDDAALEIELVDEDAALQYKIGDVFVLMRQEEVAAQLERDQAAADARIRQLEEEEEHVDARMRALKQVLYAKFGDSINLER encoded by the exons ATGGAATTG CTACCCCAAGGCAAGCAGAACACGGTGCAGGTGCTGTACGAGGACCAGCAGCGCATCAACGAGTTCTCGAAGCTCGTGATGCGCAAGGACGCGCTGGAGGCCGAGCTGCGCAGCCAGCGGCAGGAAAAAGAGTACGTGGACGacgcggcgctggagaTCGAGCTCGTGGACGAGGACGCGGCGCTGCAGTACAAGATCGGCGACGTGTTTGTGCTGATGCGGCAGGAGGAGGTGGccgcgcagctggagcgcgaccaggccgcggcggacgcgcgcatccggcagctggaggaggaggaggagcacGTGGACGCGCGCATGCGCGCGCTGAAGCAGGTGCTGTACGCAAAGTTCGGGGACAGTATAAACCTCGAGCGCTGA
- a CDS encoding AFR043Wp (Syntenic homolog of Saccharomyces cerevisiae YNL156C (NSG2) and YHR133C (NSG1)), with protein MSKKKHEEECGERAGGKVGSPIVVAASTDSMSMLTKPQLFGIYDEEIVESEDTEIYEEAKKSAGRMLDDMGSVGARSRVRTRSQKYMHLVSSLVILGISGIAYHQLSRNLHDNDLLHEDFTSRPLVLGVKLCQQLSFGMLPTWAGYAVEGILFGSLLPAVDYWRRISVGKVNLSGVLRSINAMLGVSFGIRRVEWSSSLQASGAWFLLDGILWLFFDGSFSVFLLGFAVGLVTAVTCYEEITDFSQLLYFIDFYFLGLLFFGRLGRYLYQR; from the coding sequence ATGTCAAAAAAGAAGCACGAAGAAGAGTGCGGTGAGCGCGCTGGCGGCAAGGTTGGCAGCCCCATCGTGGTGGCTGCAAGTACGGACTCCATGAGTATGCTTACGAAGCCTCAACTGTTTGGGATATACGATGAAGAAATAGTGGAAAGCGAGGATACAGAAATATATGAAGAGGCTAAGAAGTCAGCGGGCCGGATGCTGGACGACATGGGCAGCGTGGGCGCGCGGTCGCGCGTGCGGACTCGGTCGCAGAAGTACATGCATCTTGTATCTTCGCTAGTGATACTGGGGATTTCGGGTATCGCGTATCACCAGCTGAGCCGCAACCTGCACGACAACGACCTGCTGCATGAGGACTTCACGTCGCGGCCGCTGGTGCTGGGCGTGAAGCTGTGCCAGCAGCTGAGCTTCGGCATGTTGCCGACGTGGGCGGGCTACGCAGTGGAGGGTATTTTGTTTGGCTCGCTGCTGCCAGCAGTGGACTACTGGCGGCGCATCTCGGTCGGCAAAGTGAACCTCTCTGGTGTACTGAGGTCCATTAACGCGATGCTCGGCGTGTCTTTCGGCATCCGGCGCGTGGAGTGGTCCTCCTCGTTGCAGGCTAGTGGAGCGTGGTTCCTGCTGGACGGCATCCTGTGGCTGTTCTTCGACGGGTCGTTTTCCGTGTTCCTTCTCGGGTTTGCCGTCGGCCTGGTGACCGCGGTGACCTGCTATGAAGAGATCACCGACTTCTCGCAACTGCTGTACTTCATCGACTTCTACTTTCTAGGGCTGCTGTTCTTCGGGAGGCTCGGGCGCTACCTCTACCAGCGCTGA
- the WSS1 gene encoding metalloendopeptidase WSS1 (Syntenic homolog of Saccharomyces cerevisiae YHR134W (WSS1)): protein MARPREVNPHIAEFAVLQHKPGKERALEMLQDIARRVSYLMREEGFRVGQLAEFYPRERRLLGLNVNQGARILLRLREPGDEQQFLSRETILAVMLHELTHNVFGPHDARFRRKLDELVGRQWVLDQRGIVDSFLGRGRRLGGRGRRLEGRGRRLGGRSAGVAARELAGLAAARRMAAIAATAQCCGQGGGTAPPRDGDLDVVVIDEEPCVVRTPVVIDLTNED from the coding sequence ATGGCGCGGCCACGGGAGGTGAACCCGCATATTGCAGAGTTTGCGGTGTTGCAGCACAAGCCTGGGAAGGAAAGGGCGCTGGAGATGCTACAGGACATTGCGCGACGGGTATCCTACTTGATGCGGGAAGAAGGCTTCCGGGTGGGCCAACTGGCCGAATTCTACCCCCGGGAGCGGCGCCTGCTGGGGCTGAATGTGAATCAGGGGGCCAGGATCCTGTTGCGGCTGCGGGAGCCGGGCGATGAGCAGCAGTTTCTATCACGGGAGACTATTCTGGCAGTTATGCTGCACGAGCTCACGCACAACGTCTTTGGGCCGCACGACGCTCGGTTCAGGCGGAAGCTGGATGAGCTAGTGGGGCGGCAGTGGGTGCTGGACCAACGGGGCATCGTGGACAGCTTCCTGGGGCGTGGAAGACGCCtcggcgggcgcgggcggcgccTCGAAGGCCGTGGGCGGCGCCTCGGCGGCCGGAGCGCCGGTGTGGCAGCGCGCGAGCTGGCCGGGCTGgcagccgcgcgccgcaTGGCAGCGATAGCGGCGACTGCGCAGTGCTGCGGGCAAGGTGGCGGGACGGCGCCTCCCCGCGACGGGGACCTGGACGTGGTGGTCATAGACGAGGAGCCCTGCGTCGTCCGCACACCTGTGGTCATAGACCTGACAAATGAGGACTAA
- a CDS encoding casein kinase I homolog (Syntenic homolog of Saccharomyces cerevisiae YHR135C (YCK1) and YNL154C (YCK2)): MNTSGAVAAASTALAVNNMANTKMNAASAAQQQASLSQSHTFSQQAGVAGSNVSTVSGRDDTTIVGLHFKIGKKIGEGSFGVLFEGTNMINGVPVAIKFEPRKTEAPQLKDEYRTYKILAGTSGVPQAYYFGQEGLHNILVIDLLGPSLEDLFDWCGRRFSVKTVVQVAVQMITLIEDLHAHDLIYRDIKPDNFLIGRPDQPDANKVHLIDFGMAKLYRDPKTKQHIPYREKKSLSGTARYMSINTHLGREQSRRDDMEALGHVFFYFLRGQLPWQGLKAPNNKQKYEKIGEKKRSTNVYDLSQGLPVQFGRYLEIVRNLGFEETPDYDGYRKLLLSTLEELGLEYDGEYDWMKLNGGRGWDLTINKKPNLHGYGHPNPPNEKGRRHRSKYPQPSAPQQMSSPQDPRYGSSQLQLQQRLDPTSYEAYQQQTQQRYAQQQLKLQHHQPRLNYQAQPLQQSSQQPQAQQQNQQTQNQQTQQQQTQYRTQQQAQYPFPSHSSQPGMHQKQGLLQGQNGSVTAGTTTANGKQQDVGSVSSGKGFFSKMGCC; the protein is encoded by the coding sequence ATGAACACTTCCGGGGCAGTGGCAGCAGCCAGCACGGCGCTTGCGGTGAACAACATGGCCAACACAAAGATGAACGCGGCGTcggcggcgcagcagcaggcgtCGTTGTCGCAGTCGCACACGTTCTCGCAGCAGGCGGGCGTGGCGGGGTCCAACGTGTCGACGGTGTCGGGGCGCGACGACACGACGATCGTGGGGCTCCACTTCAAGATTGGCAAAAAGATCGGCGAGGGCTCGTTTGGGGTGCTCTTCGAGGGCACGAACATGATCAACGGCGTGCCGGTCGCGATCAAGTTCGAGCCGCGCAAGACGGAGGCGCCGCAGTTGAAGGACGAGTACCGGACGTACAAGATCCTCGCGGGCACGTCGGGCGTGCCGCAGGCGTACTACTTCGGTCAGGAGGGCTTGCACAACATCCTTGTGATTGACCTCTTGGGGCCGTCGTTGGAAGACCTCTTCGACTGGTGCGGACGCCGGTTCAGCGTGAAGACCGTAGTGCAAGTTGCAGTGCAGATGATCACGCTGATCGAGGACTTGCATGCGCACGACTTGATCTACCGGGACATCAAGCCGGACAACTTTTTGATTGGCCGGCCCGACCAGCCGGACGCGAACAAGGTGCATTTGATCGACTTTGGCATGGCCAAGCTCTATCGCGATCCGAAGACGAAGCAGCATATCCCGTACCGCGAGAAGAAGTCTCTCAGCGGCACGGCGCGCTACATGTCGATCAACACGCACTTGGGGCGCGAGCAGTCGCGGCGCGACGACATGGAGGCTCTCGGCCACGTATTCTTCTACTTCTTGCGTGGCCAGCTTCCATGGCAGGGTCTAAAGGCCCCCAATAATAAACAGAAGTACGAGAAGATCGGCGAGAAGAAGCGTAGCACCAACGTGTACGATCTTTCCCAGGGGCTCCCCGTGCAGTTTGGGCGCTACTTGGAGATTGTGCGTAACTTGGGGTTTGAGGAAACCCCGGACTACGACGGTTACCGCAAGTTGCTACTTTCGACTTTGGAAGAGCTGGGCCTGGAGTACGACGGCGAGTACGACTGGATGAAGCTCAAcggcggccgcggctgGGACTTAACCATCAACAAGAAGCCGAACTTGCACGGTTACGGGCACCCTAATCCGCCAAACGAGAAGGGCCGCAGGCACAGAAGCAAGTATCCTCAGCCATCCGCTCCCCAGCAGATGTCGTCTCCGCAGGACCCTCGATACGGCAGCTCTCAACTCCAATTACAACAAAGGCTGGATCCTACCTCGTACGAAGCTTATCAGCAGCAGACCCAGCAGCGGTATGCCCAACAGCAGCTGAAGCTGCAGCACCATCAGCCTCGCCTGAACTACCAGGCGCAACCGCTGCAACAGAGTTCTCAACAGCCACAGGCTCAACAGCAGAACCAGCAGACGCAGAACCAGCagacgcagcagcagcagacgCAGTACCGCACCCAACAACAGGCCCAATATCCGTTCCCATCGCATTCCTCTCAACCAGGAATGCACCAGAAGCAGGGCCTGTTGCAGGGCCAAAACGGCAGCGTTACAGCGGGAACGACGACTGCCAACGGTAAACAACAAGACGTAGGTTCTGTCTCTTCGGGTAAGGGCTTCTTTAGCAAGATGGGTTGTTGCTAG
- the ECM14 gene encoding putative metallocarboxypeptidase (Syntenic homolog of Saccharomyces cerevisiae YHR132C (ECM14)), translating to MGGCFAWLRLPMAVLGLAASAAGLQAYPETQVCRLTDVSVEWVHGTMKRQGVTEYDIWGHSRGHVDVQVPRSVAEVLEGCEVMVEDVDALLQEQAARPGAAGRDGAAQVPLGYAGTVGDVFFDDFQDLETIYMWLDMLEQTYPGLVTVERVGQTYEGREMRAVHISAGNEQRNPDKKTVVITGGVHAREWIGVSTACFVVERLLSRYGRAPKETRYLDALDFLVIPVFNPDGYAYTWTHDRLWRKNRQPTYMPGCDGVDIDHSFDYHWTGQHAYPCSGDYSGQQPFEAVEARSWNDYVNKTKAELDIYAYLDLHSYSEEILYPYAYSCDALPRDLENLLELAHGLARAIRRKSGRNYDVLASCKDRGSDLSPGMGSGSALDYMYHHRARWAFQFKLRDTGSRGFLLPAAHIKPVGRELYAALMYFCDFILNPEL from the coding sequence ATGGGTGGCTGTTTTGCGTGGCTAAGGTTGCCCATGGCTGTGCTGGGGCTGGCGGCGAGCGCTGCGGGTCTGCAGGCGTACCCGGAGACGCAGGTGTGCCGGCTGACGGACGTGAGTGTTGAGTGGGTTCACGGGACGATGAAGCGTCAAGGCGTGACCGAATACGACATCTGGGGGCACTCGCGCGGGCACGTGGACGTGCAGGTGCCGCGGAGCGTGGCGGAGGTGCTGGAGGGATGCGAGGTGATGGTGGAGGATGTGgatgcgctgctgcaggagcaggcggcgcgcccgGGAGCCGCGGGCAGAGACGGTGCCGCACAGGTGCCGCTGGGATACGCAGGAACGGTGGGCGACGTTTTCTTCGATGACTTCCAGGACCTGGAGACGATATACATGTGGCTGGACATGCTGGAGCAGACGTATCCCGGGCTGGTGACGGTGGAGCGCGTGGGCCAGACATACGAGGGCCGCGAGATGCGGGCGGTGCATATCTCAGCAGGCAATGAGCAGCGCAACCCAGACAAGAAGACGGTGGTAATTACGGGCGGCGTGCATGCTCGCGAGTGGATTGGCGTGAGCACGGCGTGCTTTGTCGTGGAGCGACTGCTCTCGCGGTATGGGCGGGCGCCCAAGGAGACGCGCTACCTGGACGCGCTCGACTTCCTGGTGATCCCTGTGTTCAACCCAGACGGCTACGCGTACACGTGGACGCACGACCGCCTGTGGCGCAAGAACCGGCAGCCCACGTACATGCCCGGCTGCGATGGCGTCGACATTGACCACTCGTTCGACTACCACTGGACCGGCCAGCACGCCTACCCCTGCTCGGGCGACTATAGCGGCCAGCAGCCGTTCGAGGCCGTGGAGGCGCGCAGCTGGAACGACTACGTGAACAAGACGAAGGCCGAGCTGGACATCTACGCCTACCTGGACCTGCACTCGTACTCGGAGGAGATCCTCTATCCCTACGCCTACTCGTGTGACGCGCTGCCCCGCGACCTCGAGAACCTGCTCGAGCTCGCGCACGGGCTTGCGCGCGCGATCCGCCGCAAGTCTGGCCGCAATTACGACGTCCTGGCGTCCTGCAAGGACCGCGGCTCCGACCTCAGCCCGGGCATGGGCTCCGGCTCAGCGCTCGACTACATGTACCACCACCGCGCGCGCTGGGCCTTCCAGTTCAAGCTGCGCGACACCGGCAGCCGCGGCTTCCTGCTGCCCGCCGCGCACATCAAGCCCGTCGGCCGCGAGCTCTACGCCGCACTCATGTACTTTTGCGACTTCATCTTGAACCCGGAGCTATAG
- a CDS encoding AFR038Wp (Syntenic homolog of Saccharomyces cerevisiae YHR138C; 1-intron): MKLVSLLLLLPLAAAASSRYMIFFPNQDVPVKAYAGLQNSVLLAGGRITAVLPLIAGFVAEIPKEEVPGLVSANEKSSYKAVFEEDGEIHTARPAQ; encoded by the exons ATGAAGCTAGtctcgctgctgctcctgctgccactcgccgctgccgcgt CTTCCCGCTACATGATTTTCTTCCCCAACCAGGACGTGCCGGTGAAGGCCTACGCCGGCCTGCAGAACTCGGTGCTGCTCGCCGGCGGCAGGATCACCGCCGTGCTCCCTCTGATCGCCGGCTTCGTCGCCGAAATCCCCAAAGAGGAGGTGCCCGGCCTGGTTTCCGCGAATGAAAAGAGCTCGTACAAAGCCGTCTTCGAGGAAGACGGCGAGATACACACCGCGCGCCCCGCGCAGTAA
- a CDS encoding AFR041W-Ap (NOHBY672; No homolog in Saccharomyces cerevisiae; Syntenic homolog of Kluyveromyces lactis KLLA0F27841g): MASVTFKDNAEVIMIGEQDRRREQGMARPWITGFIDADIMWQKDGPQLIVDIAKENFEQLILTFVLLLYIVVAKI; the protein is encoded by the coding sequence ATGGCATCGGTAACGTTTAAAGACAATGCGGAAGTGATAATGATAGGTGAGCAGGATCGGAGAAGAGAGCAAGGTATGGCCAGGCCCTGGATAACGGGATTCATCGACGCGGATATCATGTGGCAAAAGGACGGTCCGCAACTCATAGTAGACATCGCCAAAGAGAACTTCGAACAGCTTATATTGACATTCGTCCTCTTGCTCTACATTGTTGTGGCAAAGATATAA
- the MEP2 gene encoding ammonium permease MEP2 (Syntenic homolog of Saccharomyces cerevisiae YNL142W (MEP2)), whose protein sequence is MPGNQVGTDGAGAVDVAALANAAWVGASSVLIWMMVPGAGLLYAGLSRRRHALAMLWASIMAVTVVSLQWFAWGYTLAFAPATRGNGFLGTLHYAGMYHVLDAAPKRALPTAADVLFQGMFAMVAGTLMIGGSGGHARLLPMLVFLFWWVTLVYCPVACWTWNADGWLARMGVLDYAGGGPVHLTSGHAALVYALILDSRRGRRARRPRKFRPHSVTMVVLGTVFMWFGWFGFNGGTAGSPTALAFYGCVSSNLAAGCGAIVWLFLDYFRYGKKWTVVGLCSGAISGLVAITPAAGYVPAWASVAIGAFAGFSCNFAVAIKIVLGIDDGLDVYAIHGVGGAVGSAMTGLFACKYVNASGAPYVRPIEGGWLERNWAQLGYQVVAILSISAWSAIVTALLLLLLDRIPYLRLRPAADEQEDVDIHGINLFDNDVHDRVAEKIGVTSHAASTSRDQEAAKPRETPELDAVVS, encoded by the coding sequence ATGCCGGGCAATCAAGTCGGCACAGATGGGGCAGGTGCGGTGGACGtggcggcgctggcgaACGCGGCGTGGGTGGGAGCGAGCTCGGTGCTGATCTGGATGATGGTGCCCGGCGCGGGGCTGCTGTACGCGGGGCTgtcgcggcggcggcacgcGCTGGCGATGCTGTGGGCGTCGATCATGGCGGTGACGGTGGTGTCGCTGCAGTGGTTCGCGTGGGGCTACACGCTGGCGTTCGCGCCCGCGACGCGGGGGAACGGGTTCCTGGGGACGCTGCACTACGCGGGGATGTACCACGTGCTGGACGCCGCGCCGaagcgcgcgctgccgaCGGCGGCAGACGTGCTCTTCCAGGGCATGTTCGCGATGGTGGCAGGGACGCTAATGATCGGCGGCTCCGGCGGCCACGCGCGGCTGCTGCCGATGCTGGTTTTCCTGTTCTGGTGGGTTACGCTCGTGTACTGCCCCGTCGCCTGCTGGACGTGGAACGCGGACGGGTGGCTGGCGCGCATGGGGGTGCTGGACTACGCCGGGGGCGGGCCCGTGCATCTCACCTCGGGACACGCCGCGCTGGTGTACGCGCTGATCCTGGACAGCCGGAggggccgccgcgcgcggcggccgcggaaGTTCCGCCCGCACTCCGTGACCATGGTGGTGCTGGGTACGGTGTTCATGTGGTTCGGGTGGTTTGGCTTCAACGGCGGCACTGCCGGCAGCCCGACCGCGCTGGCCTTTTACGGGTGCGTGTCGAGCAACCTTGCTGCAGGGTGCGGGGCGATCGTGTGGCTCTTTCTGGACTACTTTCGCTACGGCAAGAAGTGGACCGTTGTTGGGCTGTGCTCTGGAGCGATCAGCGGGCTGGTCGCCATCACGCCGGCGGCGGGATACGTTCCCGCGTGGGCGTCTGTGGCAATTGGAGCGTTTGCGGGCTTCAGCTGCAACTTCGCGGTGGCCATAAAGATTGTACTCGGCATTGATGACGGCCTCGATGTGTACGCCATCCACGGCGTGGGCGGGGCTGTCGGCTCCGCCATGACAGGTCTCTTTGCCTGCAAGTACGTCAATGCGTCGGGTGCGCCGTACGTCCGGCCCATCGAGGGAGGCTGGTTGGAGCGCAACTGGGCCCAGCTGGGCTACCAAGTGGTGGCAATCCTCAGCATCTCCGCGTGGTCGGCCATTGTCACTGCCCTCCTGCTGCTATTATTGGACCGCATCCCGTACCTGCGGCTGCGTCCTGCTGCGGACGAGCAGGAAGACGTGGATATCCACGGCATCAACCTGTTCGACAACGACGTCCACGACCGCGTGGCCGAAAAGATTGGAGTCACCTCTCATGCGGCCTCCACTTCGCGGGATCAGGAAGCCGCTAAGCCCAGAGAGACCCCTGAACTGGATGCCGTGGTGTCGTAG